A region of Modestobacter marinus DNA encodes the following proteins:
- a CDS encoding aldehyde dehydrogenase (NADP(+)), with amino-acid sequence MTDVMSIDPRTGQAAEVVAQETSSAEVARLCEAALAAAPALEELGRDGRAALLRALADALEARREDVVAVADRETALGTTRLNGELTRTAYQLRLFAEVLDEGSYLEATIDHAGDSPMGPRPDLRRMLLPIGPIAVFGASNFPLAFSVPGGDTASALAAGCPVVVKAHGSHPATSQLVFEVFVEAARAAGAPEGTLGLVHGLQAGADLVAHPAIRAVGFTGSVNGGRALLQIIEQRPDPIPFFGELSSLNPVVVTPQAAAERGTQLGGELVGSFTLGAGQFCTKPGLVLVPAGAEGDQVVDAMAEAVRGSSPQVLLNEGIAASFGKLSAAIAEAPGVTPVARGTEAEGAGFAATPLLLTTSADALPEQVTEEVFGPVTVVVRYAGEPELFDALGKMPSSLTATVLRGAGETQLPLAVSQELRTRAGRIVYDAYPTGVAVSWAQHHGGPWPSTNSQHTSVGTSAIRRFLRPVTWQGAPAEVLPAELTEDFTGIPRRVDGVLQLPA; translated from the coding sequence ATGACCGACGTCATGAGCATCGACCCGCGCACCGGGCAGGCAGCCGAGGTGGTCGCCCAGGAGACCAGCTCGGCGGAGGTGGCCCGGCTCTGCGAGGCGGCGCTGGCCGCGGCGCCCGCGCTGGAGGAGCTGGGCCGGGACGGCCGCGCCGCCCTGCTGCGCGCCCTCGCCGACGCACTGGAGGCCCGGCGGGAGGACGTCGTCGCCGTCGCCGACCGGGAGACCGCCCTGGGCACCACCCGGCTGAACGGCGAGCTGACCCGCACCGCCTACCAGCTGCGGCTGTTCGCCGAGGTGCTCGACGAGGGCAGCTACCTCGAGGCGACCATCGACCACGCCGGCGACAGCCCGATGGGCCCGCGCCCGGACCTGCGCCGGATGCTGCTGCCGATCGGTCCGATCGCGGTCTTCGGGGCGAGCAACTTCCCGCTGGCGTTCTCCGTGCCCGGCGGCGACACCGCCTCCGCGCTGGCCGCCGGCTGCCCCGTGGTGGTCAAGGCGCACGGCTCGCACCCGGCGACCTCCCAGCTGGTGTTCGAGGTCTTCGTCGAGGCGGCCCGGGCGGCCGGCGCACCGGAGGGCACCCTCGGCCTGGTCCACGGCCTGCAGGCCGGTGCCGACCTGGTCGCCCACCCGGCGATCCGCGCCGTCGGCTTCACCGGCTCGGTCAACGGCGGCCGCGCGCTGCTGCAGATCATCGAGCAGCGGCCCGACCCGATCCCGTTCTTCGGCGAGCTGAGCAGCCTCAACCCGGTCGTGGTCACCCCGCAGGCCGCGGCCGAGCGCGGCACCCAGCTGGGCGGTGAGCTGGTCGGCTCCTTCACCCTGGGCGCCGGGCAGTTCTGCACCAAGCCCGGGCTGGTGCTGGTGCCCGCCGGCGCCGAGGGCGACCAGGTCGTCGACGCGATGGCCGAGGCCGTGCGCGGCAGCAGCCCGCAGGTGCTGCTCAACGAGGGGATCGCGGCGTCGTTCGGGAAGCTGTCGGCCGCGATCGCCGAGGCCCCCGGGGTCACCCCGGTCGCCCGCGGCACCGAGGCGGAGGGCGCCGGCTTCGCCGCGACGCCGCTGCTGCTGACCACCTCGGCCGACGCGCTGCCCGAGCAGGTCACCGAGGAGGTCTTCGGCCCGGTCACCGTGGTGGTCCGCTACGCCGGCGAGCCGGAGCTCTTCGACGCGCTCGGGAAGATGCCGTCCTCGCTCACCGCCACGGTGCTGCGGGGCGCGGGGGAGACCCAGCTGCCGCTGGCGGTCTCCCAGGAGCTGCGCACCCGGGCCGGCCGGATCGTCTACGACGCCTACCCGACCGGGGTCGCGGTGTCCTGGGCCCAGCACCACGGTGGCCCGTGGCCGTCGACCAACTCCCAGCACACCTCGGTGGGCACCTCGGCCATCCGCCGGTTCCTGCGCCCGGTCACCTGGCAGGGCGCGCCGGCGGAGGTGCTGCCGGCCGAGCTGACCGAGGACTTCACCGGCATCCCGCGCCGGGTGGACGGCGTGCTGCAGCTGCCCGCGTGA
- a CDS encoding ATP-grasp domain-containing protein translates to MSARVALVSSERGLRVDPDLPIAAPALRSAGLAVDLVRWDDPDVDWAGYDLAVVRSCWDYAWRRAEFLAWAAAVPRLRNPAPVLAWNTDKRHLRDVAAAGLPVVPTVWDPTEAAQLPDAGEWVVKPTVSAGSRDTARWSDPAAALGHVAELTAAGRTAMVQPYLPSVDDAGETAMLFLGGRFSHAVRKGPLLQRGEGVRQDRDSRGDLRAVDPTPAQRAVAQAVFDAVPDLVPGAEPPLYARIDLVADAAGDPVLLELELTEPSLFLPQAPDTAVAQLAGAVQDAIG, encoded by the coding sequence GTGAGCGCGCGGGTCGCGCTGGTCAGCAGCGAGCGGGGGCTGCGCGTCGACCCGGACCTGCCGATCGCAGCCCCCGCGCTGCGGTCGGCGGGGCTGGCCGTCGACCTGGTCCGGTGGGACGACCCGGACGTCGACTGGGCCGGGTACGACCTCGCCGTCGTCCGCTCGTGCTGGGACTACGCCTGGCGGCGGGCGGAGTTCCTGGCCTGGGCGGCGGCTGTCCCGCGACTGCGCAACCCCGCACCCGTGCTCGCCTGGAACACCGACAAGCGGCACCTGCGCGACGTCGCCGCCGCCGGGCTGCCCGTCGTCCCCACCGTCTGGGACCCCACCGAGGCCGCCCAGCTGCCGGACGCGGGGGAGTGGGTGGTGAAGCCGACGGTCTCCGCCGGCTCCCGGGACACCGCCCGGTGGAGCGATCCGGCCGCGGCGCTCGGGCACGTCGCCGAGCTGACCGCCGCCGGCCGGACGGCGATGGTGCAGCCCTACCTGCCCAGCGTGGACGACGCCGGGGAGACCGCGATGCTCTTCCTCGGCGGGCGGTTCTCCCACGCCGTGCGCAAGGGGCCGCTGCTGCAGCGCGGGGAGGGCGTGCGCCAGGACCGGGACAGCCGCGGCGACCTGCGCGCGGTCGACCCGACGCCGGCGCAGCGGGCGGTGGCGCAGGCGGTGTTCGACGCCGTCCCCGACCTGGTGCCGGGCGCCGAGCCGCCGCTGTACGCCCGGATCGACCTGGTGGCCGACGCCGCCGGCGACCCGGTGCTGCTCGAGCTGGAGCTCACCGAGCCCAGCCTCTTCCTGCCCCAGGCGCCGGACACGGCGGTGGCGCAGCTGGCCGGGGCCGTGCAGGACGCGATCGGGTGA
- a CDS encoding AEC family transporter, with product MTAVLGGFAALAAVIAVGWVTARTGVLGEGATGVLSRLSYYVATPALLLLTLADADPATLLTAALVATGGSALVAGLLYAGLARWWWRLAPAQLATGALASGYVNAGNLGIPIAVYVLGDASYVAPVLLFQVLVMAPVGLSVLAGSRGPDEAAPSRWRVVTQPVRTPVVLGCVLGLLLAETGLRLPTLVLRPVELLAALAVPAALLAFGSGLRGAPRPASGDGRGQVWLAVGLKTLVQPTVAYLVGRWAVDLSGVPLLAVTLTSALPTAQNVFVYATAYDRGTALARDAVLLTTVLSVPVLVGVAVVLG from the coding sequence GTGACCGCGGTGCTGGGCGGGTTCGCCGCCCTCGCCGCGGTCATCGCCGTCGGCTGGGTCACCGCGCGCACCGGGGTGCTGGGCGAGGGCGCCACCGGGGTGCTCTCCCGGCTGTCCTACTACGTCGCCACCCCGGCGCTGCTGCTGCTCACCCTGGCCGACGCCGACCCGGCCACCCTGCTGACCGCGGCCCTGGTCGCCACCGGCGGCAGCGCGCTGGTCGCCGGGCTGCTCTACGCCGGGCTGGCCCGCTGGTGGTGGCGGCTGGCCCCGGCGCAGCTGGCCACCGGTGCGCTGGCATCGGGCTACGTCAACGCCGGCAACCTCGGCATCCCGATCGCGGTGTACGTGCTGGGCGACGCCTCCTACGTCGCCCCCGTCCTGCTGTTCCAGGTGCTGGTGATGGCCCCGGTCGGGCTGTCGGTGCTGGCCGGCTCCCGCGGCCCGGACGAGGCCGCGCCGTCCCGGTGGCGGGTGGTCACCCAGCCGGTGCGCACCCCGGTGGTGCTGGGCTGCGTGCTCGGGCTGCTGCTGGCCGAGACCGGGCTGCGGCTGCCCACGCTGGTGCTGCGACCGGTCGAGCTGCTCGCCGCCCTCGCCGTCCCGGCCGCGCTGCTCGCCTTCGGCTCCGGGCTGCGCGGTGCGCCGCGGCCCGCCTCCGGCGACGGCCGCGGTCAGGTGTGGCTGGCGGTGGGACTCAAGACGCTCGTGCAGCCGACGGTGGCCTACCTGGTCGGCCGGTGGGCGGTCGACCTGTCCGGGGTGCCGCTGCTCGCGGTCACCCTCACCTCCGCGCTGCCGACCGCGCAGAACGTGTTCGTCTACGCCACCGCCTACGACCGCGGCACCGCACTGGCCCGGGACGCCGTCCTGCTGACCACGGTGCTGTCGGTCCCGGTGCTGGTGGGGGTGGCGGTGGTCCTCGGATGA
- the mqo gene encoding malate dehydrogenase (quinone) — MTGTEERDVVLVGGGVISATLGVLLSELEPSWTITVVERLDAAGLESSSAWNNAGTGHAGLCEFNYTPRRPDGTVDPTSAVEIGEQFLTSLHLWAQLTERGLLGAPGDFIRSVPHMGFGRGADGVAYLRARWAALADHPLFAGQEFSDDPAVLARWLPLVFDQRPAGEPVAATRSAQGTDVDFGVLTRRLLDVLAGRGADVRFGQEVRALRRHGDRWHLDVRDRRTGARRRLRTPYVFVGAGGGTLPLLQSARVPEVRSHGVFPISGQFLRTDRPELVAAHGAKLYGHAAPGAPPISVPHLDRRVVDGREHLLFGPFAAFSPRFLTQGRLTDLVRSVRPGNLPTLLAAARDNRALMAYLVRQLRQTGEDKIAALAEFVPSVRAEDWELVTAGQRVQVLKTADGRGSMVGFGTELLTSAGGSLAALLGASPGASTAAATMVDVLAASFPGRMAGWAPQLDELAPAAGTVRGWDADRLAATVASARAVLQLTPGGDPA, encoded by the coding sequence GTGACGGGCACGGAGGAGCGGGACGTCGTCCTGGTGGGCGGCGGGGTGATAAGCGCGACCCTGGGGGTGCTGCTCAGCGAGCTGGAGCCGAGCTGGACGATCACCGTCGTCGAGCGGCTGGACGCCGCGGGGCTGGAGAGCTCCAGCGCGTGGAACAACGCCGGCACCGGGCACGCCGGGCTCTGCGAGTTCAACTACACCCCGCGCCGGCCCGACGGCACGGTCGACCCGACCAGCGCGGTGGAGATCGGCGAGCAGTTCCTCACCTCGCTGCACCTGTGGGCCCAGCTGACCGAGCGTGGCCTGCTCGGTGCGCCCGGGGACTTCATCCGCTCGGTGCCGCACATGGGCTTCGGCCGGGGCGCCGACGGGGTGGCCTACCTGCGTGCCCGCTGGGCGGCCCTGGCCGACCACCCGCTCTTCGCCGGTCAGGAGTTCTCCGACGACCCCGCGGTGCTCGCCCGGTGGCTGCCGCTGGTGTTCGACCAGCGGCCGGCCGGTGAGCCGGTGGCGGCCACCCGCTCGGCGCAGGGCACCGACGTGGACTTCGGCGTGCTCACCCGGCGGCTGCTGGACGTGCTGGCCGGCCGCGGCGCGGACGTGCGGTTCGGCCAGGAGGTGCGCGCGCTGCGCCGGCACGGCGACCGCTGGCACCTCGACGTCCGGGACCGCCGCACCGGCGCACGCCGGCGGCTGCGGACGCCCTACGTCTTCGTCGGCGCCGGGGGCGGCACCCTGCCGCTGCTGCAGTCGGCCCGGGTGCCGGAGGTGCGCAGCCACGGCGTCTTCCCGATCAGCGGCCAGTTCCTGCGCACCGACCGCCCGGAGCTGGTGGCTGCGCACGGCGCCAAGCTCTACGGCCACGCGGCGCCCGGCGCGCCGCCGATCTCGGTGCCGCACCTGGACCGCCGGGTCGTCGACGGCCGGGAGCACCTGCTCTTCGGCCCGTTCGCCGCCTTCTCCCCGCGGTTCCTCACCCAGGGCCGGCTCACCGACCTGGTGCGCTCGGTGCGGCCGGGCAACCTGCCGACCCTGCTGGCCGCGGCCCGGGACAACCGCGCCCTGATGGCCTACCTGGTGCGCCAGCTGCGGCAGACAGGTGAGGACAAGATCGCGGCGCTGGCGGAGTTCGTGCCCTCGGTGCGCGCCGAGGACTGGGAGCTGGTCACCGCCGGCCAGCGGGTGCAGGTGCTCAAGACCGCCGACGGCCGGGGCAGCATGGTCGGCTTCGGCACCGAGCTGCTGACGTCGGCCGGCGGCTCGCTGGCCGCGCTGCTCGGTGCCTCGCCGGGTGCCTCGACCGCCGCCGCGACGATGGTCGACGTGCTGGCGGCCAGCTTCCCGGGGCGGATGGCCGGCTGGGCGCCGCAACTGGACGAGCTGGCCCCCGCCGCCGGCACCGTCCGCGGCTGGGACGCCGACCGGCTCGCCGCGACCGTGGCCTCCGCCCGCGCGGTGCTGCAGCTGACCCCCGGAGGAGACCCCGCATGA
- a CDS encoding FAD-binding oxidoreductase, with protein sequence MTATDTLLPALRAALGPAGLVTDPDQIGSYLTDWRGAWSGAAAAVVRPGSTAEVAAVLRLCRDAGVAVVPQGGNTGLCGGAVPDASGRQVVLSLGRMRRVRELDPANQTITVEAGAVLQSVQEAAAAAGRLFPLSLGSEGSATIGGTLATNAGGTAVLRYGTMRDLVLGLEVVLPDGRVWHGLRGLRKDNTGYDLKHLFVGAEGTLGVITAAVLKLFPAVRSRATAWVALPGPAAAVELIEVVRALAGDRLTGFEVMSRQSVAFVLAHAAGVRDPFPAPHPWYALVELSDTLPGAGLAEVLETALGEAFDRDLARDAVIGSGSAQVASLWALREGISEAQNAEGPSLKHDVTVPVSRIPEFVERTDRALAAALPGIRVVAYGHVGDGNLHYNLSKPVGSADAAFRARADELARVVYDSTAAFAGSISAEHGIGQAKRDLLADYEDPLELELMRGVKALLDPAGLMNPGKVLPAG encoded by the coding sequence ATGACCGCCACCGACACCCTCCTCCCCGCACTGCGCGCGGCCCTGGGGCCGGCCGGGCTGGTCACCGACCCCGACCAGATCGGGAGCTACCTCACCGACTGGCGGGGTGCCTGGTCCGGCGCGGCGGCCGCGGTGGTGCGGCCGGGCAGCACCGCGGAGGTCGCCGCGGTGCTGCGGCTGTGCCGGGACGCCGGGGTCGCCGTCGTCCCGCAGGGCGGCAACACCGGCCTGTGCGGCGGGGCGGTGCCCGACGCCTCGGGCCGGCAGGTCGTGCTGTCGCTGGGCCGGATGCGCCGGGTACGTGAGCTCGACCCGGCCAACCAGACGATCACCGTGGAGGCCGGCGCGGTGCTGCAGTCGGTGCAGGAGGCCGCGGCCGCCGCCGGCCGGCTGTTCCCGCTGTCGCTGGGCTCGGAGGGCAGCGCCACGATCGGCGGCACCCTGGCCACCAACGCCGGCGGCACCGCGGTGCTGCGCTACGGCACCATGCGCGACCTGGTGCTGGGCCTGGAGGTGGTGCTCCCGGACGGCCGGGTGTGGCACGGGCTGCGCGGCCTGCGCAAGGACAACACCGGCTACGACCTCAAGCACCTGTTCGTCGGCGCGGAGGGCACGCTCGGGGTGATCACCGCGGCGGTGCTGAAGCTGTTCCCCGCCGTCCGCAGCCGGGCCACCGCCTGGGTGGCGCTGCCCGGGCCCGCGGCGGCGGTCGAGCTGATCGAGGTGGTGCGCGCGCTGGCCGGCGACCGGCTCACCGGGTTCGAGGTGATGAGCCGGCAGAGCGTGGCGTTCGTGCTCGCGCACGCGGCCGGGGTCCGCGACCCGTTTCCCGCACCGCACCCCTGGTACGCCCTGGTCGAGCTGAGCGACACGCTGCCCGGCGCCGGGCTGGCCGAGGTGCTGGAGACCGCGCTGGGGGAGGCGTTCGACCGCGACCTCGCCCGCGACGCGGTGATCGGGTCCGGCTCGGCCCAGGTCGCTTCACTCTGGGCACTGCGGGAGGGGATATCGGAGGCGCAGAACGCCGAGGGGCCCAGCCTCAAGCACGACGTGACGGTGCCGGTCAGCCGCATCCCGGAGTTCGTCGAGCGGACCGACCGGGCGCTGGCCGCGGCGCTGCCCGGCATCCGGGTCGTGGCCTACGGGCACGTCGGCGACGGCAACCTGCACTACAACCTGAGCAAGCCGGTGGGCTCGGCGGACGCCGCGTTCCGGGCCCGGGCCGACGAGCTGGCCCGGGTCGTCTACGACTCGACGGCCGCCTTCGCCGGCAGCATCAGCGCGGAGCACGGCATCGGCCAGGCCAAGCGGGACCTGCTCGCCGACTACGAGGACCCCCTGGAGCTGGAGCTGATGCGCGGGGTGAAGGCCCTGCTCGACCCCGCCGGGCTGATGAACCCGGGCAAGGTGCTGCCGGCGGGGTGA
- a CDS encoding esterase-like activity of phytase family protein: MRRPSRRVALTLTAAGLLTAVAVPAFAGGSPTVPQGNGSQQAELVGRSVLPSATFGEQVSSGALASPANGVTPPFPAQPIQGFSGLLRDGDDWLVLEDNGYGTKANSADFLLRVIRVHIDTTTQQTTVLDGGFSLSDPDGKLPFPLTRSDRRLTGADLDPESFQRMPDGTFWIGEEFGPSVVHVDAQGRVLSAPVQPEGVRAPEAWDLGGAAPTLGSSKGFEGMALGVDGHTLYPMLEGAVAGDDPATRRIYSFDTRRGVYTGLKAKVRFEVPGNALGDMVALDQNRFLVLERDNGQGPTAQLKAVYLVDTRDIDRDGYADKRLLSNLMAIPDPQGVGGAKGGYFTFPFVTIEQIAVLDDHHIIVGNDNNYPGSAGRTAGVPDDNEHVVIQLDEDLQVDPALASINARGGRAR, translated from the coding sequence GTGCGCCGACCGTCCCGCCGTGTCGCCCTGACCCTCACCGCTGCCGGTCTGCTGACCGCCGTCGCCGTCCCGGCGTTCGCCGGCGGCTCCCCCACCGTGCCCCAGGGCAACGGCAGCCAGCAGGCCGAGCTGGTCGGCCGCTCGGTCCTGCCCTCGGCCACCTTCGGCGAGCAGGTCTCCTCCGGCGCGCTGGCGAGCCCCGCCAACGGGGTCACCCCGCCGTTCCCCGCCCAGCCGATCCAGGGCTTCTCCGGCCTGCTGCGGGACGGCGACGACTGGCTGGTGCTGGAGGACAACGGCTACGGCACCAAGGCCAACAGCGCCGACTTCCTGCTGCGCGTCATCCGGGTGCACATCGACACCACCACCCAGCAGACGACGGTGCTCGACGGCGGCTTCAGCCTCTCCGACCCCGACGGCAAGCTCCCCTTCCCGCTGACCCGCAGCGACCGCCGGCTCACCGGCGCCGACCTGGACCCGGAGTCCTTCCAGCGGATGCCCGACGGCACGTTCTGGATCGGTGAGGAGTTCGGCCCCAGCGTGGTGCACGTCGACGCGCAGGGCCGGGTGCTGTCCGCGCCGGTCCAGCCCGAGGGCGTCCGCGCCCCCGAGGCGTGGGACCTGGGCGGTGCCGCTCCGACGCTGGGGTCGAGCAAGGGCTTCGAGGGCATGGCGCTGGGCGTCGACGGCCACACTCTCTACCCGATGCTCGAGGGCGCCGTCGCCGGCGACGACCCGGCCACCCGCCGCATCTACTCCTTCGACACCCGCCGCGGCGTCTACACCGGCCTCAAGGCCAAGGTGCGCTTCGAGGTGCCGGGCAACGCCCTCGGCGACATGGTCGCGCTGGACCAGAACCGCTTCCTCGTCCTGGAGCGGGACAACGGCCAGGGCCCGACGGCGCAGCTCAAGGCCGTCTACCTCGTCGACACCCGGGACATCGACCGGGACGGCTACGCCGACAAGCGGCTGCTATCCAACCTGATGGCCATCCCGGACCCGCAGGGCGTCGGTGGCGCGAAGGGCGGCTACTTCACCTTCCCGTTCGTCACGATCGAGCAGATCGCCGTGCTGGACGACCACCACATCATCGTCGGCAACGACAACAACTACCCGGGCTCGGCCGGGCGCACCGCCGGGGTGCCCGACGACAACGAGCACGTCGTCATCCAGCTCGACGAGGACCTGCAGGTCGACCCGGCCCTGGCGTCGATCAACGCCCGCGGCGGCCGCGCCCGCTGA
- a CDS encoding YciI-like protein — protein sequence MHLLLEYTLAEDYLERRTALRSDHLELARAAHERGELLLAGALPDPFDRALLVWTAPREVVERFVEADPYVVHGLVTGWTIRPWNVVVGDAPAT from the coding sequence ATGCACCTGCTGCTGGAGTACACGCTGGCCGAGGACTACCTGGAGCGCCGGACGGCGCTGCGCTCGGACCACCTGGAGCTGGCCCGGGCCGCCCACGAGCGCGGCGAGCTGCTGCTGGCCGGCGCCCTGCCGGACCCCTTCGACCGCGCACTGCTGGTCTGGACCGCGCCGCGGGAGGTCGTCGAGCGGTTCGTCGAGGCCGACCCCTACGTCGTCCACGGCCTGGTGACCGGGTGGACGATCCGGCCGTGGAACGTCGTCGTGGGGGACGCTCCGGCGACCTGA
- a CDS encoding zinc-dependent alcohol dehydrogenase: MTYRGPYKIRVEEKDRPRIEHPNDAIVRVTLAAICGSDLHLYHGLMPDTRVGHTFGHEFIGVVDEVGPSVQHLQVGDRVMVPFNVFCGSCWFCARGLYSNCHNVNPNATAVGGIYGYSHTTGGYDGGQAEYVRVPFADVGPVKIPDWMHDEDAVLLTDAAATGYFGAQLGEIVEGDTVVVLGAGPVGLIAAQSSWLMGAGRVIVVDHLTERLAKAREMAHAETLDYDQLDDVVVELKQQTDFLGADVVIDAVGAEADGNALQQITGPKLKLQGGSATALNWAIDAARKGGTIAVVGAYGPIPNAVKFGDAMNKGLTLRMNQTPVKRQWPRMFEHVRNGHLTPRQMVTHRFPLDDVAEAYHVFSAKLDGCIKPLVVPGAH, encoded by the coding sequence ATGACGTACCGAGGCCCGTACAAGATCAGGGTCGAGGAGAAGGACCGGCCCCGGATCGAGCACCCGAACGACGCGATCGTCCGGGTGACGCTGGCCGCGATCTGCGGTTCGGACCTGCACCTCTACCACGGGCTGATGCCGGACACCCGGGTCGGCCACACTTTCGGCCACGAGTTCATCGGCGTCGTCGACGAGGTGGGCCCGTCGGTGCAGCACCTGCAGGTCGGCGACCGGGTGATGGTGCCGTTCAACGTCTTCTGCGGCTCGTGCTGGTTCTGCGCCCGCGGTCTGTACTCCAACTGCCACAACGTGAACCCGAACGCCACCGCGGTCGGTGGCATCTACGGCTACTCGCACACCACGGGCGGTTACGACGGCGGGCAGGCCGAGTACGTGCGGGTGCCCTTCGCCGACGTCGGGCCGGTGAAGATCCCCGACTGGATGCACGACGAGGACGCCGTGCTGCTCACCGACGCCGCCGCCACCGGGTACTTCGGGGCGCAGCTGGGCGAGATCGTCGAGGGCGACACCGTGGTGGTCCTGGGTGCCGGGCCGGTGGGCCTGATCGCCGCCCAGTCGTCCTGGCTGATGGGCGCCGGCCGGGTGATCGTCGTCGACCACCTCACCGAGCGGCTGGCCAAGGCCCGGGAGATGGCCCACGCCGAGACCCTCGACTACGACCAGCTGGACGACGTCGTGGTCGAGCTGAAGCAGCAGACCGACTTCCTCGGCGCCGACGTCGTCATCGACGCGGTCGGTGCCGAGGCCGACGGCAACGCCCTCCAGCAGATCACCGGGCCGAAGCTCAAGCTCCAGGGCGGGTCGGCGACGGCGCTGAACTGGGCGATCGACGCGGCACGCAAGGGCGGCACGATCGCGGTGGTGGGCGCCTACGGCCCGATCCCGAACGCGGTCAAGTTCGGCGACGCGATGAACAAGGGCCTGACCCTGCGGATGAACCAGACCCCGGTGAAGCGGCAGTGGCCCCGGATGTTCGAGCACGTGCGCAACGGTCACCTGACCCCGCGGCAGATGGTCACCCACCGGTTCCCGCTGGACGACGTCGCCGAGGCCTACCACGTCTTCTCCGCCAAGCTCGACGGCTGCATCAAGCCGCTCGTCGTGCCCGGCGCCCACTGA
- a CDS encoding GerMN domain-containing protein: protein MHATCCALLLAGALGGCGVPTGGAPEPIPTSQVPYDLASPSPTATGAPSADARLDEPRVYLVAEDGALVPRGRSLEAGPLEDRLDQLLDDLATGPTTGELTDRLSTALRPETSLAVDELSDGRVTIDLGGDAEAPAGQESRRAVAQIVLTATSLPEVETVLLTRAGQPVEAPLPSGELTSRPLSATDYELLLTPTASPTT from the coding sequence GTGCACGCGACGTGCTGCGCGCTGCTGCTGGCCGGCGCGCTGGGCGGCTGCGGGGTCCCGACCGGCGGCGCCCCCGAGCCGATCCCCACCTCGCAGGTCCCCTACGACCTGGCCTCCCCCAGCCCGACCGCCACCGGCGCCCCCTCGGCCGACGCGCGCCTGGACGAGCCGCGCGTCTACCTGGTGGCCGAGGACGGCGCACTGGTCCCCCGCGGCCGGTCGCTGGAGGCCGGCCCGCTGGAGGACCGGCTCGACCAGCTGCTCGACGACCTGGCGACCGGCCCGACCACCGGCGAGCTGACCGACCGGCTGTCCACCGCGCTGCGGCCGGAGACGTCGCTCGCGGTCGACGAGCTGTCCGACGGGAGGGTGACCATCGACCTGGGCGGGGACGCCGAGGCGCCGGCGGGGCAGGAGAGCCGCCGGGCGGTGGCCCAGATCGTGCTGACCGCGACCAGCCTCCCGGAGGTCGAGACGGTGCTGCTGACCCGGGCCGGGCAGCCGGTCGAGGCCCCGCTGCCCTCGGGTGAGCTGACCTCCCGGCCCCTGTCGGCCACCGACTACGAGCTGCTGCTCACCCCGACGGCCAGCCCCACCACCTGA